The DNA segment CCTGCTTGGGGAACTCGTATCGAAAGCCAATGCCATCGTCGAAAACGCGAAAGACTAGGCTAAATGTTCGCTTCTTTCCTGCTTTCTCGGCAAGGGTAACCTTTAGCTGTTTGTAGTGGTTCACCACCTTTAGTTGCTCACCCCAGGGCATCTCCCAGGTTTCGTTAAACTCGGTAATGGCGCTGCTCGTAATTGCGAGCCCCTCCTTTATCGAAGGCTCTCCCTGAAAATCGAAACCAAGGGTGGAGGTTTCAATTACCGGCTTGGCGTTATAGAGCACCCGGTAGGCCGCCTCGCCCTTTCCCTGAAGGAAGAACTCAACCTTAATGCCTCCCGATGGAGAGGTAACCTCCAACTTTTTCACAGAAGCCATGACAGAAAGAACTCCTACGCCAAACAGTATGGTAAGTAAGAGTTTATGGACATTATATCTCATAACAAAAATAATTAGTGCCATTCGTTTTAGCAAATATACCCAAACAAGCAAGGCCATGGTACATTACACATATTCTTTGCATCGGAATTCTCCGCAAACGTTGTAAATAGCAGTTAAAGGTGAAATGTTAAAAGACAGAAAAAAATGAAGTATCAAGGCGTTAACGGCTTTCGCATATCTTGTTTTCTGTCTTCTGACATTTTTCTTCTGAGTCCTTCATACTAGTCAACAATAAGGTTAGTGAAACTCCTTGTGTATTCAGGCATTTTCCTCTTCCGATTAACTACAGTATAACATCATACTAACTACCGTTGAACTTCTATTTTTTCTCTTTTAACACTTTTTGACCATTGAAAATGAACCATATTCAGAAATATTCCTACTTTTGGTCCCAAACAAACCTAAAAATCCTACTGCCTATAGATTGTATTCTACACTGAACTAAAAAAGGAGGTAGAATTGGAACAATTAATCGTTTCGGACCAGGAATTGGTTACACAGTTCGTGGATGGCAGTCACGCTTCGTTTGAAGTACTTCTAAAAAGACACAAACAAAAAGTTTACTCCTACATCATGGTATCCGTTAGGGATAAAGCCCTAGCCGACGATATTTTTCAGGAGACTTTTATCAAGGTAATCAAATCGCTAAAAGAGGGTAAATACTTTGAGAACGGGAAGTTTGTTTCCTGGGTGGTTCGTATTGCTCATAACCTCATCATCGATCACTACCGAAGGGAGAAGCAGCTCGGCACAACCAATGCTGGGTCGTTCGAGTGGGATGTATTTAACTCTCATCGCTTCTCGGAACAGACCATTGAGCAAGATATGGTTTACGACCAAATTCTTAAGGATGTAAA comes from the Williamwhitmania taraxaci genome and includes:
- a CDS encoding sigma-70 family RNA polymerase sigma factor, whose product is MEQLIVSDQELVTQFVDGSHASFEVLLKRHKQKVYSYIMVSVRDKALADDIFQETFIKVIKSLKEGKYFENGKFVSWVVRIAHNLIIDHYRREKQLGTTNAGSFEWDVFNSHRFSEQTIEQDMVYDQILKDVKGLLAYLPEEQREVVMMRHYMDLSFKEIAETTNVSINTALGRMRYALINLRKLIEEHKIVLSE